In a genomic window of Streptomyces sp. NBC_01142:
- a CDS encoding helix-turn-helix transcriptional regulator, translating into MTAGESSGSVVRRILLGSQLRRLRESRGITREAAGYSIRASESKISRMELGRVSFKARDVEDLLTLYGVADEAERESLLGLAKEANVAGWWHSFGDVLPGWFQTYIGLEGAASLIRIYEVQFVHGLLQTESYAHAVVTRGIPDAPRAEIDRRVALRLERQKVLVSERAPRFHAVLDEAALRRPYGDRDVMQGQLKHLIEISEQPNITLQVMPFSFGGHAGESGAFTMLRFPESDLSDIVYLEQLTSALYLDKREEVAQYERVMERLQEDSPDPAESRDLLRGLLQLT; encoded by the coding sequence GTGACCGCAGGCGAGTCGAGCGGTTCCGTGGTGCGGCGCATCCTGTTGGGCTCGCAGCTGAGGCGGCTGCGGGAATCACGCGGCATCACCCGGGAGGCGGCCGGATACTCGATCCGCGCTTCAGAATCCAAGATCAGCCGCATGGAGTTGGGACGGGTGAGCTTCAAGGCGAGGGACGTGGAGGATCTGCTCACGCTCTACGGAGTCGCCGACGAAGCGGAGCGCGAATCGCTGCTCGGCCTCGCCAAGGAGGCGAACGTCGCGGGCTGGTGGCACAGCTTCGGCGATGTGCTGCCCGGCTGGTTCCAGACATATATCGGCCTCGAGGGCGCCGCCTCGCTGATCCGGATCTACGAAGTGCAGTTCGTGCACGGCCTGTTGCAGACGGAGTCGTACGCCCACGCCGTCGTCACCCGCGGCATCCCCGACGCCCCCCGCGCCGAGATCGACCGCAGGGTCGCGCTCCGCCTCGAGCGCCAGAAGGTCCTCGTCTCCGAGCGCGCGCCGCGCTTCCACGCCGTGCTCGACGAGGCCGCGCTGCGCCGTCCGTACGGCGACCGTGACGTGATGCAGGGCCAGTTGAAACATCTCATCGAGATCTCCGAGCAGCCGAACATCACCCTCCAGGTGATGCCGTTCAGCTTCGGCGGGCACGCGGGCGAGAGCGGCGCCTTCACCATGCTGCGCTTCCCCGAGTCCGACCTCTCCGACATCGTCTATCTGGAGCAGCTCACCAGCGCCCTGTACCTCGACAAGCGTGAGGAAGTCGCCCAGTACGAGCGGGTGATGGAGCGGCTCCAGGAGGACAGTCCGGATCCCGCCGAGAGCCGGGACCTTCTCCGTGGTCTCCTCCAACTCACCTGA
- a CDS encoding VOC family protein, which translates to MAEKTIPILPCQTLQPVLDFYTALGFEVTFQQKSPNPYAVVERGGIELQFFGMKQYDPAASLSTCYVLTDDVDSLYESFRTGLKAAYGKIPTRGLPRIGPLKDMSYGVRQFLMTDPGGNCIRVGKQTSEDQHHRPAPKETFARALHMATLFADSKQDLAGAAKILDRALGLEDERPTPAQLVRLLELRADIADRLYDDETAARLRERAAAVESTDHVTDEGEGRGEGEGRGGQGKSPGQLMA; encoded by the coding sequence ATGGCCGAGAAGACGATTCCGATCCTGCCGTGCCAGACCCTCCAGCCGGTGCTCGACTTCTACACCGCGCTCGGCTTCGAGGTGACCTTCCAGCAGAAGAGCCCCAATCCGTACGCCGTCGTGGAGCGTGGCGGCATCGAGCTGCAGTTCTTCGGCATGAAGCAGTACGACCCCGCAGCATCGCTCAGCACCTGCTACGTCCTCACCGATGACGTCGACTCGCTGTACGAGTCCTTCCGGACCGGTCTGAAGGCAGCGTACGGAAAGATCCCGACCCGCGGTCTGCCGCGGATCGGGCCGCTCAAGGACATGAGCTACGGGGTGCGCCAGTTCCTGATGACGGACCCCGGCGGCAACTGCATTCGCGTTGGCAAACAGACCAGTGAGGACCAGCACCACCGGCCGGCCCCCAAGGAGACCTTCGCCCGCGCCCTGCACATGGCGACGCTGTTCGCCGACTCCAAGCAGGACCTGGCGGGCGCCGCGAAGATCCTGGACCGGGCGCTCGGCCTGGAGGACGAGCGGCCCACCCCCGCACAGCTCGTCCGTCTCCTCGAGCTGCGGGCGGACATAGCCGACCGGCTCTACGACGACGAGACTGCGGCCCGTCTGCGGGAACGGGCCGCCGCAGTCGAGAGCACCGACCACGTCACCGACGAGGGCGAGGGCCGGGGCGAGGGCGAGGGCCGGGGCGGCCAGGGCAAGAGCCCGGGCCAATTGATGGCCTAG
- a CDS encoding YbjQ family protein: protein MGIEDYGGGQGTSSDVLVVTTNDVPGFRVEQVIGEVFGLTVRSRHLGSQIGAGLKSMIGGELKGLTKTLVETRNQAMARLVEQARARGANAVLMFRFDVSEAADVGTEVCAYGTAVILTRT, encoded by the coding sequence ATGGGCATCGAGGATTACGGCGGCGGACAGGGCACAAGCTCCGATGTGCTGGTCGTCACCACGAACGATGTTCCCGGATTTCGGGTGGAGCAGGTGATCGGTGAGGTCTTCGGCCTCACCGTGCGCTCACGGCACCTGGGCAGCCAGATCGGCGCGGGTCTCAAATCGATGATCGGCGGCGAGCTGAAGGGCCTGACGAAGACCCTGGTGGAGACCCGCAACCAGGCGATGGCGCGGCTGGTCGAGCAGGCGAGGGCGCGCGGCGCGAACGCGGTGCTGATGTTCCGCTTCGATGTGTCGGAGGCGGCAGACGTGGGGACAGAGGTCTGTGCCTACGGCACGGCGGTGATCCTGACCCGGACCTGA
- a CDS encoding PadR family transcriptional regulator: MSAIRLLVLGAVRQHGRAHGYQVRNDLEYWGAHEWSNAKPGSIYHALKQMAKQGLLHAHEIAPSTAGGPPRTEYEITEKGVEEYFGLLRESLTVHDQKMDMLSAGIGFIVDLKREEAVALLKERVRALEEWRTSVTEYYTPEEGPESLGHIGEIMNLWVHSADRGAEWTLGLIERIERGAYTFSGEGDGFVGVLADGEENPYATGVRHEGDRH, from the coding sequence ATGTCTGCGATCCGGTTGCTGGTCCTCGGAGCCGTACGCCAGCACGGGCGGGCGCACGGCTACCAGGTCCGCAATGACCTGGAGTACTGGGGCGCCCATGAGTGGTCGAACGCCAAGCCCGGGTCGATCTATCACGCACTGAAGCAGATGGCGAAGCAGGGACTGCTGCACGCACATGAGATCGCGCCCTCGACGGCCGGCGGGCCGCCGCGTACCGAGTACGAGATCACCGAGAAGGGTGTCGAGGAGTACTTCGGGCTGCTGCGTGAGTCCCTGACCGTCCACGACCAGAAGATGGACATGCTCTCGGCCGGCATCGGCTTCATCGTCGACCTCAAGCGGGAGGAGGCCGTGGCGCTGCTGAAGGAGCGGGTGCGCGCCCTGGAGGAGTGGCGGACCTCGGTCACCGAGTACTACACGCCGGAGGAGGGGCCCGAGTCGCTGGGGCACATCGGCGAGATCATGAACCTGTGGGTGCACTCGGCGGACCGCGGGGCGGAGTGGACGCTCGGCCTGATCGAGCGGATCGAGCGCGGTGCGTACACCTTCTCGGGGGAGGGTGACGGCTTCGTCGGCGTCCTCGCGGACGGCGAAGAGAATCCGTACGCGACGGGTGTCCGGCATGAGGGCGATCGGCACTAA
- a CDS encoding glutamate decarboxylase: MPLHQGATDSSDQEEEREARRLSLNPFYGEADPVSGMTQAPPKHQLPDGPLPPSTAYQLVHDELMLDGNSRLNLATFVTTWMEPQARTLMAECRDKNMIDKDEYPRTAELERRCVAMLANLWNAPDPAATVGCSTTGSSEACMLAGMALKHRWAKRNTGRYPANARPNLVMGVNVQVCWDKFCTFWEVEPRLVPMEGNRFHLDPQAAADLCDENTIGVVAVLGSTFDGSYEPVAEVCAALDSLQERTGLDIPVHVDGASGAMFAPFVDEDLVWDFRLPRVSSINTSGHKYGLVYPGVGWALWRSPAELPEELVFKVNYLGGDMPTFALNFSRPGAQVVAQYYTFLRLGRAGFRAVQQTTRDVALALAERIEALGDFQLLTRGDQLPVFALTTAPDVKSFDVFDVSRRLREHGWLVPAYTFPANREDLSVLRVVCRNGFSADLAELLLEDLQRLLPELRRQPHPLSSDTAAATAFHH; encoded by the coding sequence ATGCCACTCCACCAGGGCGCAACAGACTCCTCCGACCAGGAGGAAGAGCGGGAAGCGCGCAGACTCTCCCTCAATCCCTTCTACGGGGAGGCCGACCCGGTCAGCGGAATGACCCAGGCCCCGCCCAAGCACCAGCTGCCCGACGGCCCGCTGCCACCCTCCACGGCGTACCAACTGGTCCACGACGAGCTGATGCTCGACGGGAACTCCCGGCTCAACCTCGCCACCTTCGTCACCACCTGGATGGAGCCTCAGGCCAGGACCCTGATGGCGGAGTGCCGGGACAAGAACATGATCGACAAGGATGAGTACCCCCGCACGGCCGAGCTGGAGCGGCGGTGCGTGGCGATGCTCGCCAACCTCTGGAACGCCCCCGACCCCGCCGCCACGGTCGGCTGCTCGACCACCGGCTCCAGCGAGGCCTGCATGCTCGCCGGGATGGCGCTGAAGCACCGCTGGGCGAAGCGCAACACCGGCCGCTATCCCGCCAACGCCCGGCCCAATCTCGTGATGGGCGTCAACGTCCAGGTCTGCTGGGACAAGTTCTGCACGTTCTGGGAGGTCGAGCCGCGGCTGGTGCCGATGGAGGGCAACCGCTTCCATCTCGACCCGCAGGCCGCGGCCGATCTCTGCGACGAGAACACCATCGGGGTGGTGGCCGTGCTCGGCTCGACCTTCGACGGGTCGTACGAGCCGGTCGCCGAGGTCTGCGCGGCGCTGGACTCCCTCCAGGAGCGCACGGGCCTCGACATCCCCGTCCATGTCGACGGGGCCTCCGGCGCGATGTTCGCGCCGTTCGTCGACGAGGATCTGGTCTGGGACTTCCGGCTGCCCCGAGTCAGCTCGATCAACACCTCCGGCCACAAATACGGCCTGGTGTATCCCGGGGTCGGCTGGGCCCTGTGGCGCTCGCCCGCCGAGCTGCCCGAGGAGCTGGTCTTCAAGGTCAACTATCTGGGCGGCGATATGCCCACCTTCGCCCTCAACTTCTCCCGGCCCGGCGCGCAGGTCGTCGCCCAGTACTACACGTTCCTGCGGCTGGGCAGGGCGGGCTTCCGGGCTGTCCAGCAGACGACCCGGGACGTGGCCCTCGCGCTCGCGGAACGGATCGAGGCGCTGGGTGACTTCCAACTCCTCACGCGGGGCGATCAGTTGCCCGTGTTCGCCCTCACCACCGCGCCCGACGTGAAGAGCTTCGATGTCTTCGACGTCTCGCGGCGGCTGCGCGAGCACGGCTGGCTCGTGCCGGCGTACACCTTCCCGGCGAACCGCGAGGATCTCTCCGTACTCCGCGTGGTCTGCCGCAACGGCTTCTCCGCCGATCTGGCCGAGCTGCTGCTGGAGGACCTCCAACGGCTGCTGCCGGAACTGCGCCGTCAGCCGCACCCCTTGAGCTCGGACACGGCGGCGGCGACGGCCTTCCACCACTGA
- a CDS encoding MerR family transcriptional regulator encodes MSYSVGQVAGFARVTVRTLHHYDEIGLLSPGGRSHAGHRRYDDADLDRLQQILFYRELGFPLDEVAALLDDQATGRADPQEHLRRQHGLLTARITKLQEMAAAVEQAMEAKKMGINLTPEERFEVFGDRDPEQYAEEAEQRWGGTDAYAESQRRTASYTKEDWLRIKQEQEEWGARFVALMDSGAPAAGEAAMDLAEEARQQICRLYYDCTYEIHTCLAEMYVADDRFRQFYEDIKPGMAEYLHAAILANAVRNS; translated from the coding sequence ATGAGCTACTCCGTGGGACAGGTCGCCGGGTTCGCCCGGGTGACGGTGCGCACGCTGCATCACTACGACGAGATCGGACTGCTCTCCCCGGGCGGACGCAGCCATGCGGGCCATCGGCGTTACGACGACGCCGACCTCGACCGGCTGCAGCAGATTCTGTTCTACCGGGAGCTCGGCTTCCCGCTCGACGAGGTCGCGGCCCTGCTCGACGACCAGGCCACCGGAAGAGCTGACCCGCAGGAGCATCTGCGCCGGCAGCACGGGCTGCTGACCGCCCGGATCACCAAGCTGCAGGAGATGGCCGCCGCCGTCGAACAAGCCATGGAGGCGAAGAAGATGGGCATCAACCTCACGCCCGAGGAGAGGTTCGAGGTCTTCGGGGACAGGGACCCGGAGCAGTACGCGGAGGAGGCCGAGCAGCGCTGGGGCGGCACCGACGCCTACGCCGAGTCGCAGCGCAGGACGGCGTCGTACACCAAGGAGGACTGGCTCCGGATCAAGCAGGAGCAGGAGGAGTGGGGCGCCCGCTTCGTGGCCCTCATGGACTCCGGCGCGCCGGCTGCGGGCGAGGCGGCGATGGACCTCGCGGAGGAGGCGCGGCAGCAGATCTGCCGCCTCTACTACGACTGCACCTACGAGATCCACACCTGTCTCGCGGAGATGTACGTCGCGGACGACCGTTTCCGGCAGTTCTACGAGGACATCAAGCCCGGCATGGCCGAGTATCTGCACGCCGCGATCCTCGCCAACGCGGTGCGCAACAGCTGA
- a CDS encoding inorganic diphosphatase, which translates to MEFDVTIEIPKGSRNKYEVDHETGRIRLDRRLFTSTSYPADYGFVENTLGEDGDPLDALVILDEPTFPGCLIKCRAIGMFRMTDEAGGDDKLLCVPASDPRVEHLRDIHHVSEFDRLEIQHFFEVYKDLEPGKSVEGANWVGRTEAEAEIEASYKRLEAQGGAH; encoded by the coding sequence GTGGAGTTCGACGTCACCATCGAGATCCCGAAGGGTTCGCGGAACAAGTACGAGGTGGACCACGAGACCGGTCGGATCCGCCTTGACCGTCGACTCTTCACCTCGACCAGCTACCCGGCCGACTACGGCTTTGTCGAGAACACCCTCGGCGAGGACGGCGACCCGCTGGACGCGCTGGTCATCCTTGACGAGCCGACCTTCCCCGGATGCCTGATCAAGTGCCGCGCCATCGGCATGTTCCGGATGACGGACGAGGCGGGCGGCGACGACAAGCTGCTGTGTGTTCCGGCCTCCGACCCGCGTGTGGAGCACCTGCGCGACATTCACCATGTCTCGGAGTTCGACCGCCTGGAGATCCAGCACTTCTTCGAGGTCTACAAGGACCTGGAGCCCGGCAAGTCCGTCGAGGGCGCCAACTGGGTTGGCCGCACCGAGGCCGAGGCCGAGATCGAGGCCTCCTACAAGCGCCTCGAGGCGCAGGGCGGCGCGCACTGA
- a CDS encoding DedA family protein encodes MTTLALGPSWLDPDYLIATFGLIGVLVIVFAESGLLIGFFLPGDSLLFTTGLLVTTGKLDDLPLWAVCTLIVLAAVVGDQVGYLFGRKVGPSLFKRPDSKLFKQENVEKAHEFFEKYGPKSLVLARFVPIIRTFTPIIAGVSRMNYRSFITFNIIGGTLWGAGVTLLGAALGKVEFVHKHIEAILILIVLLSVLPIAIEFLRARSKNKKEAAAGPVVDGPTAARGRHAKR; translated from the coding sequence GTGACTACCCTTGCGCTCGGACCGAGCTGGCTGGACCCGGACTATCTGATTGCGACCTTCGGGCTGATCGGTGTCCTGGTCATTGTCTTCGCCGAATCCGGCCTGCTCATCGGCTTCTTCCTGCCGGGCGACTCGCTGCTGTTCACCACCGGTCTGCTGGTGACGACGGGGAAGCTGGACGACCTCCCGCTGTGGGCGGTGTGCACGCTGATCGTGCTCGCCGCGGTCGTCGGTGACCAGGTCGGCTATCTCTTCGGCCGCAAGGTCGGCCCGTCCCTCTTCAAGCGCCCCGACTCCAAACTCTTCAAGCAGGAGAACGTCGAGAAGGCGCACGAATTCTTCGAGAAGTACGGCCCCAAGTCGCTGGTCCTTGCCCGCTTCGTGCCGATCATCCGTACGTTCACGCCGATCATCGCCGGTGTGAGCCGGATGAACTACCGCTCGTTCATCACCTTCAACATCATCGGCGGCACGCTCTGGGGTGCGGGCGTCACGCTGCTCGGTGCCGCCCTCGGCAAGGTCGAGTTCGTCCACAAGCACATCGAAGCGATCCTGATCCTGATCGTGCTGCTCTCGGTGCTCCCGATCGCGATCGAGTTCCTGCGGGCCCGCTCCAAGAACAAGAAGGAGGCGGCGGCCGGACCGGTCGTCGACGGCCCGACGGCCGCGCGCGGCCGCCACGCCAAGCGCTGA
- a CDS encoding DinB family protein has translation MVTHVPAEAQGDERGALLSFVEAQRGAVRRSVLGLTEEQAASRPSASELSLSGLLKHVAETELNWLRMAQQQPNEKERNEETWPDSFRLVGDESIPGILAFWEKVAKETEEFIGSVPSLDDTFPLPEAPWFPKDGAVSMRWLLLHLVEEIGRHAGHADIIRESLDGKGAFDLVAEEQGGSWG, from the coding sequence ATGGTCACTCACGTTCCCGCAGAGGCCCAGGGCGACGAGCGCGGCGCGCTTCTCTCGTTCGTCGAGGCGCAGCGCGGCGCCGTCCGCCGCTCGGTCCTCGGACTGACCGAGGAGCAGGCGGCGAGCCGGCCGAGCGCCAGTGAGCTCTCGCTCTCCGGACTGCTCAAGCATGTCGCGGAGACGGAGCTCAACTGGCTGCGGATGGCGCAGCAGCAGCCGAACGAGAAGGAGCGCAACGAGGAGACCTGGCCGGACAGCTTCCGTCTCGTCGGGGACGAGAGCATTCCCGGGATACTGGCCTTCTGGGAGAAGGTCGCCAAGGAGACCGAGGAGTTCATCGGCTCGGTGCCCAGTCTCGACGACACCTTCCCGCTGCCCGAGGCGCCCTGGTTCCCCAAGGACGGCGCGGTGTCGATGCGCTGGCTGCTGCTGCACCTGGTGGAGGAGATCGGCCGGCACGCGGGCCACGCGGACATCATCCGCGAGTCGCTGGACGGCAAGGGCGCCTTCGACCTGGTCGCCGAGGAGCAGGGCGGCAGCTGGGGCTAG
- a CDS encoding aldehyde dehydrogenase family protein: protein MSFFTELAHQYIDGEWRPGSGSWDIIDFNPYDGEKLASITVATAAEVDQAYRAAERAQTGWAATNPYARRLVFERALRIIEDREQEITETIIAELGGTHLKAAFELHLAKEFLREAVQLALRPEGRILPSPVDGKENRVYRLPVGVVGVISPFNFPFLLSIKSVAPALALGNAVVLKPHQNTPICGGSLVAKVFEEAGLPAGLLNVVITDIAEIGDALIEHPVPRAISFTGSDKVGKHVATVCAANFKRAILELGGNSALIVLDDADIDYAVDAAVFSRFVHQGQVCMAANRVLVDRSVEKEFTEKFVAKVKTLKVGDPADPRTHIGPLINSTQADAVSALVEQTVEAGAKALLRGSAEGNVLSPSVLTDLAADSPVLQQEVFGPVAIIVPFDGEDEAVRIANDTPYGLSGAVHTGDIERGVRLAQRINTGMIHINDSTVHDEPIVPFGGEKHSGSGRLNGESMIEAFTTQKWISVQHGRSQFPF, encoded by the coding sequence ATGTCCTTCTTCACCGAGCTGGCCCACCAGTACATCGATGGCGAGTGGAGGCCCGGCAGCGGCTCCTGGGACATCATCGATTTCAATCCGTACGACGGGGAGAAGCTGGCGTCGATCACGGTGGCCACGGCGGCGGAGGTGGACCAGGCCTACCGCGCCGCCGAGCGCGCGCAGACGGGCTGGGCCGCGACCAATCCGTACGCCCGCCGGCTGGTCTTCGAGCGCGCCCTGCGGATCATCGAGGATCGCGAGCAGGAGATCACCGAGACGATCATCGCGGAGCTGGGCGGCACCCATCTGAAGGCCGCCTTCGAGCTGCATCTCGCCAAGGAGTTCCTGCGCGAGGCCGTGCAGCTGGCGCTGCGGCCCGAGGGCCGGATCCTCCCCTCGCCGGTCGACGGCAAGGAGAACCGCGTCTACCGCCTGCCCGTGGGTGTCGTGGGCGTCATCAGCCCCTTCAACTTCCCCTTCCTGCTCTCGATCAAGTCGGTCGCGCCGGCGCTGGCCCTCGGCAACGCCGTGGTCCTCAAGCCGCACCAGAACACTCCGATCTGCGGCGGATCCCTGGTGGCCAAGGTGTTCGAGGAGGCCGGTCTGCCCGCCGGACTGCTGAATGTCGTGATCACCGACATAGCCGAGATAGGCGACGCCCTCATCGAGCACCCGGTTCCCAGGGCGATCTCGTTCACCGGCTCCGACAAGGTCGGCAAGCACGTCGCCACCGTCTGTGCGGCGAACTTCAAGCGGGCCATCCTCGAACTGGGCGGCAACAGCGCGCTGATCGTGCTGGACGACGCCGACATCGACTACGCCGTGGATGCGGCGGTCTTCAGCCGCTTCGTCCACCAGGGCCAGGTCTGCATGGCCGCGAACCGCGTGCTGGTGGACCGTTCGGTGGAGAAGGAGTTCACGGAGAAGTTCGTCGCCAAGGTGAAGACTCTCAAGGTGGGCGACCCCGCGGACCCGCGGACGCACATCGGTCCGCTCATCAACTCCACGCAGGCCGACGCCGTTTCGGCGCTGGTCGAGCAGACCGTCGAGGCCGGTGCGAAGGCGCTGCTGCGCGGCAGCGCCGAGGGCAATGTGCTCTCTCCGTCGGTACTGACGGACCTCGCGGCCGACTCGCCGGTCCTGCAGCAGGAGGTCTTCGGCCCGGTCGCGATCATCGTGCCCTTCGACGGGGAGGACGAGGCGGTACGGATCGCCAACGACACTCCGTACGGCCTGAGTGGCGCCGTGCACACCGGTGATATCGAGCGCGGTGTGCGGCTCGCCCAGCGGATCAACACCGGCATGATCCACATCAATGACAGCACCGTCCACGACGAGCCGATCGTCCCGTTCGGCGGCGAGAAGCACTCCGGCAGCGGGCGGCTGAACGGCGAGTCGATGATCGAGGCGTTCACCACCCAGAAGTGGATCTCGGTGCAGCACGGTCGCTCGCAGTTCCCCTTCTGA
- a CDS encoding YdeI family protein, with the protein MEEFNGVEVVAFPDAAAFEDWLAEHHTRREGVWVKVAKKASGIASVTDGELVDVGLCWGWISGQRRGLDDRYYLQKYGPRRPRSMWSRVNVEKVAALAVAGRMREPGLAEVQRAQEDGRWDRAYASQATAVVPDDLAAALAADPAARAAFDALDRTARYLVMLPLLQAATPETRQTRLERAVRDLAEGRQAGEG; encoded by the coding sequence ATGGAGGAGTTCAACGGGGTGGAAGTCGTCGCGTTCCCGGATGCGGCGGCCTTTGAGGACTGGCTGGCCGAGCATCACACCCGTCGCGAGGGCGTGTGGGTCAAAGTGGCGAAGAAGGCGTCGGGGATCGCGTCGGTCACAGACGGCGAACTGGTCGACGTGGGGCTGTGCTGGGGCTGGATCTCCGGGCAGCGTCGGGGCTTGGACGACCGGTATTACCTGCAGAAGTACGGGCCACGGCGACCGAGAAGCATGTGGTCGCGGGTGAATGTCGAGAAGGTCGCGGCGCTGGCAGTGGCGGGCCGGATGCGAGAGCCCGGCCTCGCCGAGGTCCAACGGGCCCAGGAGGACGGCCGCTGGGACCGCGCGTACGCCTCGCAAGCGACAGCTGTTGTCCCGGACGACCTTGCGGCGGCGCTCGCCGCGGACCCGGCGGCGCGTGCGGCGTTCGACGCGCTCGACCGGACCGCCCGCTACCTCGTGATGCTCCCGCTGCTCCAGGCCGCGACGCCGGAGACTCGGCAGACGCGGCTGGAGCGGGCGGTACGGGACCTGGCGGAGGGGCGGCAGGCGGGCGAAGGGTGA
- a CDS encoding threonine/serine exporter ThrE family protein: MVAEPEGPEDRKPQSDEARSAFTSPSGVGQPDVSEEDHPSSEFAVPAGMATEAPAEPEGSAFAPPRTYTAKTSPPAFTPAHGIPVVRLTRDAPWQDRMRAMLRMPVGERPLPETVQRQEEAGPAVPRVLDLTLRIGELLLAGGEGAEDVEAAMFAISRSYGLDRCEPTVTFTLLSITYQPSLVDDPVTANRTVRRRGTDYTRLAAVYRLVHDISTEAEDSDVSLEEAYRRLAEIRRNRHPYPGWVLTAASGLLAGSASVLVGGDLLVFLAAAISAMLGDRLAWLCAGRGLPEFYQFVAAAMPSAAMGVALTATPLDVRASAVITGGLFALIPGRALVAGVQDGLTGFYITAAARLLEVGYLVVGIVVGVLMVLYLGVALDAGLNPETAIHSVERPWIQTLAAMGLSLCFAVLLQQERNTVLLASLNGGVAWVVYGALADTAEVSPVAATAAAAGLVGLFGQMLSRYRFASALPYVTAAIGPLLPGSATYFGLLEIARNDLNAGLASLSKAAALALAIAIGVNLGGEISRLFLRVPGAEGPSERRAAKRTRGF, translated from the coding sequence GTGGTGGCGGAGCCGGAGGGTCCGGAGGACCGGAAGCCTCAGTCCGACGAGGCGCGCAGCGCCTTCACCTCACCGTCCGGTGTGGGACAGCCGGATGTGTCCGAGGAGGATCACCCGTCCTCGGAGTTCGCGGTTCCGGCGGGGATGGCGACCGAAGCGCCGGCCGAGCCGGAGGGGTCCGCGTTCGCCCCGCCCCGCACCTACACCGCCAAGACCTCGCCGCCCGCCTTCACCCCCGCCCACGGCATCCCCGTGGTCCGGCTCACCAGGGACGCGCCCTGGCAGGACCGGATGCGGGCGATGCTGCGGATGCCGGTCGGTGAGCGGCCGCTGCCGGAGACGGTGCAGCGGCAGGAAGAGGCCGGTCCCGCCGTGCCCCGCGTGCTGGACCTGACGCTGCGTATCGGCGAGCTGCTGCTCGCGGGCGGCGAGGGCGCCGAGGACGTCGAGGCGGCGATGTTCGCCATCTCGCGTTCGTACGGCCTCGACCGCTGCGAGCCGACCGTCACGTTCACCCTGCTGTCGATCACTTATCAGCCGTCGCTCGTCGACGACCCGGTGACGGCGAACCGGACCGTACGGCGCCGGGGCACCGACTACACCCGCCTGGCCGCGGTCTACCGGCTGGTCCACGACATCAGCACGGAGGCGGAGGATTCCGACGTCTCGCTGGAGGAGGCCTACCGGCGGCTGGCGGAGATCCGCCGTAACCGGCACCCCTACCCGGGCTGGGTGCTCACCGCGGCGAGCGGGTTGCTGGCCGGTTCGGCGTCCGTGCTGGTCGGTGGCGATCTGCTGGTGTTCCTCGCGGCGGCGATCAGCGCGATGCTCGGCGACCGGCTGGCCTGGCTGTGCGCGGGGCGCGGGCTGCCGGAGTTCTATCAGTTCGTCGCCGCCGCCATGCCGTCTGCCGCGATGGGGGTGGCCCTGACGGCGACGCCCCTGGACGTACGCGCCTCCGCGGTGATCACTGGTGGACTGTTCGCGCTGATCCCGGGGCGAGCCCTGGTCGCCGGCGTGCAGGACGGTCTGACCGGCTTCTACATCACCGCGGCCGCCCGCCTGCTGGAGGTCGGCTATCTCGTCGTGGGCATCGTCGTCGGCGTGCTGATGGTGCTGTATCTGGGCGTCGCGCTGGATGCGGGCCTCAACCCGGAGACGGCCATCCACAGCGTGGAGCGGCCGTGGATCCAGACGCTGGCGGCGATGGGGCTGTCGCTGTGTTTCGCCGTACTGCTCCAGCAGGAGCGCAACACGGTGCTGCTGGCATCGCTCAACGGCGGGGTGGCCTGGGTGGTGTACGGGGCTCTCGCGGACACCGCGGAGGTCTCGCCCGTCGCCGCGACGGCTGCCGCCGCCGGTCTGGTGGGCCTGTTCGGGCAGATGCTCTCGCGCTACCGGTTCGCGTCCGCGCTGCCGTACGTCACCGCCGCGATCGGCCCGCTGCTGCCCGGTAGCGCGACGTACTTCGGACTGCTCGAGATCGCCAGGAACGATCTGAACGCGGGCCTCGCCTCGCTGTCCAAGGCGGCCGCCCTGGCGCTGGCCATCGCGATCGGGGTGAACCTGGGAGGCGAGATCTCCCGGCTGTTCCTCAGGGTGCCGGGCGCCGAGGGCCCGTCCGAACGCCGCGCGGCCAAGCGGACCCGCGGCTTCTAG